In a single window of the Drosophila albomicans strain 15112-1751.03 chromosome 3, ASM965048v2, whole genome shotgun sequence genome:
- the LOC117572799 gene encoding uncharacterized protein LOC117572799 isoform X6, with protein MDNTSGPGAFDDEPPPEPRDGWLLVRIHVPELNVYKCLQFPSERLVWDVKQQVLASLPKELKESFNYGLFAPPSNGKAGKFLDEERRLGDYPFNGPVGYLELKYKRRVYKMLTLDERQLKALHTRANLRRFLECINGGHVEKIAKMCAKGLDPNFHCSESGETPLSVATGAKKPNKLLIALVNGGALLDYRTKDGTTALHRAVEHDSLEAVSTLLELGASPNYRDGRGITPLYISITRKCEAKITESLLHDHATLGIQDTQGWNEVHQACRHGLVQHLEHLLFYGADMDGRNASGNSPLHVCAVNNQEACARMLLFRGAQRGAQNFANQTPYQVAVIAGNLELAEIIENYKSEDIDKSLGDTSDIISDSSGVGTNSDSAACSIGHPSTTVVCMEPYAGNTVGHIRLQPGDVIEVVGSTDCGLLEGYVRGTNQSGFFPADCVQEVNLRQKHITNVMTASTGMAPQQAPLQPQQQQSSYQGSPQLSLGGHSGSSSTLLQQPHQSPSLSMASNGSSQQQQQQPQQQQPEGNGIGVGNNSIGQYSSATAPRIKKGAYNAPRSVVLHRAKRGFGFILRGAKASSQLMQLRPSERFPALQYLDDVDPGGVADMAGLRPGDFLLTINGEDVSAASHEQVVEMIRSAGALVNMTVVSPQFPLQMQATAQYLPSGARAGSQHLSSGPSTPQSAHRQCATLPRKMSMGPGSHAAGGSNAPGAGGSVRMAPMPPRRDPKTTLSVGRARAKSMVAGLENGGEKEQDEVPHTKSNSVESIATPTPTHPGTPVQLRTASIKARPTSSRITAAELEELFQRQQGEGSANSNASRYATMMTSSRFQSGTDSGAATPPAANGSPMRTGPTVYGSVAEMKRKTARTKHGSGTLRGKPVATPTVGGVAGSGSGRDLKRFHSTPDLHGPQLHGSASSIWQAAGKGHHSQDDVATLHASLQRLNTTGDKDKANAGAAVLPPPNHPPPPPPVGQVVKVETRSSVSEYESTISLQQKLKKRAENDAVTSAAIDGVQSSFNPSANAKIYASPQELRNVMAWKLRQAQEKPPQENSASSQQQQQQLQQQQQMQMQQQQQQAQQQHVSQYAAPTQLRPQVSVAPLASHYAAPQVQQQQQPPPAPAAAAVAPSTQSPPAPPPPAPQPPPAPAQQQQQQANGNPTANAGPAPPIPEPDYSCSESDGEDENSILVARNTKLNEKIALFDVPETSGNSQASGSSSASGSGSGASISHSLSVEEIQRIRSNLKTSKSSPNGFLKKEDEQQQQQQSQQLLQPQQAAHGEDECDNSSSGVSSDQELVTTVGGNMSKPTDTIKKKPSVTIVEEPKTIPDTPVKPMSKTTISIGPATGNMKISSSNSPNSNSNVSTNVAHVAAAYEAATKATSGNLNKNASSNHNNNSNSNSNVNTTTTLTVKQLVQQQHAPVIQQQQQQLSSKPSATIVANNKLPATAVAVAVANASIQENVKPNQAVLTPQVLGRIPNVHHHQQQQQQQLLQQQQQQLHHQSNPNIKLIATQQQILQQQQQQLAHQQHLQQILKAKAAAAGGASTAALVAKQQQQLHKGHDSEMEQRSDLEDDDGELSPSPPAKAFQRHNSLTRKQAAAIAMQRGATRSSAVSLVQLPPPLEADSDGEPPQHPQQQQQQLATHIVGMLPSGQLVAVPSAAVAAAAAVPQPGNNNLQLCTENLVLAPPPQFCDCNDAKHAPQYHPQQQQQQQQQLLQQQQVQQQQQQQQQHMLLQQQQRHRQQLQLLQQQQQQQQQQQQQQHQRLSGGAGAGAVGTLGRVRIVGAMPKANHHRLH; from the exons GAGCTAAAGGAGAGCTTCAACTATGGCCTCTTTGCGCCCCCCTCAAATGGCAAGGCTGGCAAATTCCTGGACGAAGAGCGACGACTGGGCGACTATCCTTTCAATGGACCCGTTGGATATCTGGAG CTCAAGTATAAGCGACGTGTCTACAAGATGCTCACTCTGGATGAGCGCCAGCTAAAAGCTTTGCACACACGCGCCAATTTGCGTCGCTTCCTGGAATGCATCAATGGTGGGCACGTGGAGAAGATAGCCAAAATGTGTGCTAAGGGCTTGGATCCGAATTTCCATTGCTCGGAGAGCGGCGAGACGCCATTGTCGGTGGCCACGGGCGCCAAGAAGCCCAACAAGCTGCTCATTGCTCTGGTCAATGGCGGTGCTCTGTTGGATTATCGCACCAAGGATGGAACCACGGCGTTGCATCGAGCCGTCGAACACGATTCCCTCGAGGCGGTCAG CACACTGCTTGAGCTGGGCGCCTCGCCTAATTATCGAGATGGGCGTGGCATAACGCCTCTGTATATATCGATAACACGCAAGTGCGAGGCAAAGATCACAGAGAGTCTATTGCACGATCATGCCACGCTGGGCATACAGGACACCCAAGGCTGGAACGAAGTGCATCAG GCCTGTCGGCATGGCCTGGTGCAGCACTTGGAGCACTTGTTGTTCTACGGTGCTGACATGGATGGACGCAATGCGTCCGGTAACAGCCCTTTGCATGTTTGCGCTGTTAACAACCAAGAGGCTTGTGCTAGAATGCTTCTCTTTCGCGGCGCACAACGCGGTGCCCAGAACTTTGCCAACCAAACTCCCTATCAg GTCGCTGTCATCGCCGGTAACTTGGAACTCGCTGAAATCATTGAGAACTACAAATCCGAGGATATCG ATAAATCGCTGGGCGACACCAGCGACATCATTAGCGACTCCTCCGGCGTGGGCACGAACTCCGATTCGGCCGCCTGTTCTATTGGCCATCCCAGCACCACGGTGGTCTGCATGGAGCCGTATGCTGGCAACACAGTTGGCCACATACGCCTGCAACCGGGCGACGTCATCGAGGTGGTGGGGAGCACCGACTGCGGACTGCTCGAGGGCTATGTGAGGGGCACCAATCAATCCGGTTTCTTTCCGGCCGACTGTGTGCAGGAGGTGAATCTGCGCCAGAAGCACATCACCAACGTGATGACCGCCAGCACGGGAATGGCGCCACAGCAGGCACCgctgcagccacagcagcagcaatcctCCTACCAAGGGTCACCGCAGCTGAGTCTCGGCGGCCACTCGGGCAGCTCCAGCACACTGTTGCAGCAGCCCCATCAATCGCCGTCGCTCTCGATGGCCAGCAACGGTtccagccagcagcaacagcagcaaccgcagcagcagcaaccagagGGCAATGGCATTGGAGTCGGCAACAACTCCATTGGACAGTACAGCAGCGCCACAGCGCCGCGCATAAAGAAGGG CGCATACAATGCGCCACGCTCGGTGGTGTTGCATCGCGCCAAGCGCGGATTTGGTTTTATATTGCGTGGCGCCAAGGCCAGCTCGCAGCTGATGCAGCTGCGTCCATCAGAGCGCTTTCCGGCACTGCAATACTTGGACGATGTGGATCCCGGTGGCGTCGCTGACATGGCCGGACTGCGTCCGGGTGACTTTCTGCTCACCATCAACGGCGAGGACGTAAGTGCCGCTTCCCATGAGCAGGTGGTGGAGATGATACGCTCCGCTGGCGCGCTGGTCAACATGACGGTGGTCTCGCCTCAGTTCCCGCTGCAGATGCAGGCCACCGCCCAGTATCTGCCCAGTGGCGCTCGTGCCGGTAGCCAGCATCTGTCCAGTGGTCCCAGCACGCCGCAGAGTGCACATCGCCAGTGCGCCACGTTGCCGCGCAAGATGTCCATGGGACCGGGCAGCCATGCGGCTGGCGGCAGCAATGCCCCGGGCGCTGGAGGAAGTGTGCGCATGGCGCCGATGCCGCCGCGACGTGATCCCAAGACCACGCTGAGTGTGGGACGTGCCAGGGCCAAGTCAATGGTCGCTGGCCTCGAGAATGGGGGCGAGAAGGAGCAGGACGAAGTGCCGCACACCAAATCGAATTCGGTTGAGTCCATTGCCACACCCACGCCCACGCATCCGGGCACGCCCGTGCAGCTGCGCACGGCCAGCATCAAGGCGAGGCCGACATCGAGTCGCATCACGGCCGCCGAGCTGGAGGAACTATTCCAGCGTCAGCAGGGCGAAGGCAGCGCCAACTCGAATGCCAGTCGCTATGCTACCATGATGACCAGCTCGCGCTTCCAGTCGGGTACCGACAGCGGCGCAGCCACGCCCCCCGCGGCCAATGGTTCGCCCATGCGAACTGGACCGACCGTCTATGGCAGCGTGGCTGAGATGAAGCGCAAGACGGCGCGCACCAAACACGGCAGCGGCACGCTGCGTGGCAAGCCAGTGGCCACGCCCACCGTGGGCGGCGTAGCGGGCAGTGGCAGCGGACGCGACCTCAAGCGTTTCCATTCGACGCCCGACTTGCATGGTCCACAGCTGCACGGTTCAGCGTCATCTATctggcaggcagcaggcaaggGGCATCACTCGCAGGACGATGTGGCCACGTTGCATGCCTCGCTGCAGCGCCTGAATACCACAGGCGACAAGGACAAGGCTAATGCTGGAGCAGCTGTGTTGCCGCCACCAAATCatccaccgccgccgccgccagtTGGCCAGGTGGTCAAGGTGGAGACACGCAGCAGTGTCTCGGAGTACGAGAGCACAATTTCCTTGCAGCAGAAGTTGAAGAAGCGGGCAGAGAACGATGCTGTCACCTCGGCTGCTATTGACGGGGTGCAGAGCAGCTTCAATCCATCGGCTAATGCCAAGATCTATGCGTCGCCGCAGGAACTGCGTAACGTGATGGCCTGGAAGCTAAGGCAGGCGCAGGAGAAGCCACCGCAGGAGAACTCAGCTAgctcgcagcagcaacaacaacaattgcagcagcaacaacaaatgcaaatgcagcaacagcaacagcaagcgcagcaacaacatgttAGTCAATATGCAGCGCCCACACAGCTGCGACCTCAAGTTAGTGTCGCCCCTCTGGCGTCACACTATGCAGCGCCACaggtgcagcaacagcagcaaccaccaccagcaccagctgcagcagcagttgcgcCAAGCACGCAATCGCCACCAGCTCCGCCACCGCCGGCGCCGCAACCGCCGCCAGCaccagcacaacaacaacagcaacaggccaATGGCAATCCAACAGCAAATGCAGGTCCAGCGCCACCAATTCCCGAGCCAGATTATAGCTGCAGTGAATCGGATGGCGAGGATGAGAACTCAATTCTGGTGGCTCGCAACACAAAGCTCAACGAAAAGATAGCGCTCTTCGATGTGCCCGAGACAAGTGGCAACAGCCAAGCCAG TGGCAGCAGCTCTGCCTCTGGATCGGGATCAGGCGCCTCGATATCCCATTCACTGTCAGTGGAGGAAATTCAACGCATACGCAGCAATCTCAAGACCTCCAAGTCCTCACCGAATGGTTTTCTCAAAAAGGAAgacgagcagcaacagcaacagcagtcgcagcaactgctgcagccaCAGCAGGCAGCACATGGCGAGGACGAGtgcgacaacagcagctctGGCGTAAGCAGCGATCAGGAGTTGGTGACAACAGTTGGTGGCAACATGAGCAAACCCACGGATACCATCAAGAAGAAGCCAAGCGTGACCATTGTTGAGGAGCCCAAGACCATTCCCGATACGCCAGTGAAGCCAATGTCGAAGACAACCATCAGCATTGGCCCCGCCACTGGCAACATgaaaatcagcagcagcaacagccccaatagcaatagcaatgtCAGCACAAATGTGGCGCATGTTGCAGCTGCCTATGAGGCAGCCACAAAGGCAACCAGCGGCAATCTCAACAAAAATGccagcagcaatcacaacaacaacagtaacagcaacagcaacgttaACACAACAACCACGCTGACAGTTAAGCAATtggtgcagcagcaacatgctcCAGTcatacaacagcaacagcagcagctgagcagCAAGCCGTCAGCGACAATTGTTGCAAACAACAagctgccagcaacagcagtagcagtagcTGTAGCAAATGCGAGTATTCAGGAGAATGTCAAGCCTAATCAGGCAGTGCTTACTCCACAAGTGCTGGGACGCATACCGAAcgtgcatcatcatcagcaacaacagcagcagcaacttctgcagcagcagcaacagcagctgcatcaTCAATCGAATCCTAACATCAAGCTGATTGCCACCCAACAGCAGatactgcaacagcagcagcaacaactggcaCACCAGCAACACTTGCAGCAAATCCtaaaagccaaagcagccGCCGCCGGTGGCGCCAGTACTGCCGCCTTGGTAGctaagcagcaacagcagctgcacaaGGGACATGACTCCGAAATGGAGCAGCGTTCGGATCTGGAGGACGACGATGGAGAGCTGAGTCCCTCACCGCCCGCCAAGGCGTTCCAGCGCCACAATTCGCTGACGCGCAAACAGGCGGCAGCCATTGCTATGCAACGCGGTGCCACACGCAGCTCGGCTGTGTCCTTGGTGCAATTGCCGCCGCCATTGGAGGCGGACAGCGATGGTGAGCCGCCACAGcatccacagcagcagcagcagcagttggccACGCATATTGTGGGCATGCTGCCCAGCGGCCAGTTGGTGGCAGTGccatctgctgctgttgctgccgccgctgctgtgCCTCAGccgggcaacaacaatttgcagctGTGCACCGAAAACTTGGTGCTGGCACCGCCGCCGCAATTTTGTGATTGCAACGATGCCAAGCATGCGCCTCAGTATcatccacagcagcaacagcagcagcagcaacaactgttgcagcagcagcaagtgcagcaacaacagcagcagcagcagcaacatatgctactgcagcagcagcagcgtcaccggcagcaactgcaattgctgcaacagcaacaacagcagcaacagcagcaacaacaacagcagcatcagcggcTGTCTGGTGGCGCTGGCGCTGGCGCAGTAGGCACCTTGGGCCGTGTGCGCATTGTAGGCGCCATGCCCAAGGCCAATCATCACAGGTTGCACTAa
- the LOC117572799 gene encoding SH3 and multiple ankyrin repeat domains protein 1 isoform X4 has protein sequence MDNTSGPGAFDDEPPPEPRDGWLLVRIHVPELNVYKCLQFPSERLVWDVKQQVLASLPKELKESFNYGLFAPPSNGKAGKFLDEERRLGDYPFNGPVGYLELKYKRRVYKMLTLDERQLKALHTRANLRRFLECINGGHVEKIAKMCAKGLDPNFHCSESGETPLSVATGAKKPNKLLIALVNGGALLDYRTKDGTTALHRAVEHDSLEAVSTLLELGASPNYRDGRGITPLYISITRKCEAKITESLLHDHATLGIQDTQGWNEVHQVAVIAGNLELAEIIENYKSEDIVPFRGPPRYNPKRRSGIGWLSANGAAGAALLAAAAGGLGGAVAGPGHGSSQMGSGANGMNGGSLMGTLSRQQLQQLNPHSHPHHQHAQHLHHQHQQPHLQLHGPPSPCPSEHMMGAYSSASSSLSEGSSGHRSHEDDISIVTDKSLGDTSDIISDSSGVGTNSDSAACSIGHPSTTVVCMEPYAGNTVGHIRLQPGDVIEVVGSTDCGLLEGYVRGTNQSGFFPADCVQEVNLRQKHITNVMTASTGMAPQQAPLQPQQQQSSYQGSPQLSLGGHSGSSSTLLQQPHQSPSLSMASNGSSQQQQQQPQQQQPEGNGIGVGNNSIGQYSSATAPRIKKGAYNAPRSVVLHRAKRGFGFILRGAKASSQLMQLRPSERFPALQYLDDVDPGGVADMAGLRPGDFLLTINGEDVSAASHEQVVEMIRSAGALVNMTVVSPQFPLQMQATAQYLPSGARAGSQHLSSGPSTPQSAHRQCATLPRKMSMGPGSHAAGGSNAPGAGGSVRMAPMPPRRDPKTTLSVGRARAKSMVAGLENGGEKEQDEVPHTKSNSVESIATPTPTHPGTPVQLRTASIKARPTSSRITAAELEELFQRQQGEGSANSNASRYATMMTSSRFQSGTDSGAATPPAANGSPMRTGPTVYGSVAEMKRKTARTKHGSGTLRGKPVATPTVGGVAGSGSGRDLKRFHSTPDLHGPQLHGSASSIWQAAGKGHHSQDDVATLHASLQRLNTTGDKDKANAGAAVLPPPNHPPPPPPVGQVVKVETRSSVSEYESTISLQQKLKKRAENDAVTSAAIDGVQSSFNPSANAKIYASPQELRNVMAWKLRQAQEKPPQENSASSQQQQQQLQQQQQMQMQQQQQQAQQQHVSQYAAPTQLRPQVSVAPLASHYAAPQVQQQQQPPPAPAAAAVAPSTQSPPAPPPPAPQPPPAPAQQQQQQANGNPTANAGPAPPIPEPDYSCSESDGEDENSILVARNTKLNEKIALFDVPETSGNSQASGSSSASGSGSGASISHSLSVEEIQRIRSNLKTSKSSPNGFLKKEDEQQQQQQSQQLLQPQQAAHGEDECDNSSSGVSSDQELVTTVGGNMSKPTDTIKKKPSVTIVEEPKTIPDTPVKPMSKTTISIGPATGNMKISSSNSPNSNSNVSTNVAHVAAAYEAATKATSGNLNKNASSNHNNNSNSNSNVNTTTTLTVKQLVQQQHAPVIQQQQQQLSSKPSATIVANNKLPATAVAVAVANASIQENVKPNQAVLTPQVLGRIPNVHHHQQQQQQQLLQQQQQQLHHQSNPNIKLIATQQQILQQQQQQLAHQQHLQQILKAKAAAAGGASTAALVAKQQQQLHKGHDSEMEQRSDLEDDDGELSPSPPAKAFQRHNSLTRKQAAAIAMQRGATRSSAVSLVQLPPPLEADSDGEPPQHPQQQQQQLATHIVGMLPSGQLVAVPSAAVAAAAAVPQPGNNNLQLCTENLVLAPPPQFCDCNDAKHAPQYHPQQQQQQQQQLLQQQQVQQQQQQQQQHMLLQQQQRHRQQLQLLQQQQQQQQQQQQQQHQRLSGGAGAGAVGTLGRVRIVGAMPKANHHRLH, from the exons GAGCTAAAGGAGAGCTTCAACTATGGCCTCTTTGCGCCCCCCTCAAATGGCAAGGCTGGCAAATTCCTGGACGAAGAGCGACGACTGGGCGACTATCCTTTCAATGGACCCGTTGGATATCTGGAG CTCAAGTATAAGCGACGTGTCTACAAGATGCTCACTCTGGATGAGCGCCAGCTAAAAGCTTTGCACACACGCGCCAATTTGCGTCGCTTCCTGGAATGCATCAATGGTGGGCACGTGGAGAAGATAGCCAAAATGTGTGCTAAGGGCTTGGATCCGAATTTCCATTGCTCGGAGAGCGGCGAGACGCCATTGTCGGTGGCCACGGGCGCCAAGAAGCCCAACAAGCTGCTCATTGCTCTGGTCAATGGCGGTGCTCTGTTGGATTATCGCACCAAGGATGGAACCACGGCGTTGCATCGAGCCGTCGAACACGATTCCCTCGAGGCGGTCAG CACACTGCTTGAGCTGGGCGCCTCGCCTAATTATCGAGATGGGCGTGGCATAACGCCTCTGTATATATCGATAACACGCAAGTGCGAGGCAAAGATCACAGAGAGTCTATTGCACGATCATGCCACGCTGGGCATACAGGACACCCAAGGCTGGAACGAAGTGCATCAG GTCGCTGTCATCGCCGGTAACTTGGAACTCGCTGAAATCATTGAGAACTACAAATCCGAGGATATCG TACCCTTCCGGGGACCTCCGCGCTACAATCCGAAGCGCCGCTCGGGCATCGGTTGGCTGAGCGCCAATGGGGCAGCTGGGGCTGCGCTgcttgctgccgctgccggtGGTCTTGGCGGTGCAGTTGCGGGGCCAGGGCACGGATCAAGCCAAATGGGATCAGGTGCAAATGGTATGAACGGTGGCAGCCTGATGGGCACACTATCACgccagcagttgcagcaactgaACCCGCATTCGCATCCGCACCATCAGCATGCCCAGCATCTGCACCACCAGCACCAGCAGCCGCATCTGCAGCTGCATGGCCCGCCCTCGCCATGTCCCTCGGAGCACATGATGGGCGCCTACAGCTCAGCCAGTTCAAGTCTTTCCGAAGGCTCCTCCGGACATCGTTCGCACGAGGATGACATCAGCATTGTGACAG ATAAATCGCTGGGCGACACCAGCGACATCATTAGCGACTCCTCCGGCGTGGGCACGAACTCCGATTCGGCCGCCTGTTCTATTGGCCATCCCAGCACCACGGTGGTCTGCATGGAGCCGTATGCTGGCAACACAGTTGGCCACATACGCCTGCAACCGGGCGACGTCATCGAGGTGGTGGGGAGCACCGACTGCGGACTGCTCGAGGGCTATGTGAGGGGCACCAATCAATCCGGTTTCTTTCCGGCCGACTGTGTGCAGGAGGTGAATCTGCGCCAGAAGCACATCACCAACGTGATGACCGCCAGCACGGGAATGGCGCCACAGCAGGCACCgctgcagccacagcagcagcaatcctCCTACCAAGGGTCACCGCAGCTGAGTCTCGGCGGCCACTCGGGCAGCTCCAGCACACTGTTGCAGCAGCCCCATCAATCGCCGTCGCTCTCGATGGCCAGCAACGGTtccagccagcagcaacagcagcaaccgcagcagcagcaaccagagGGCAATGGCATTGGAGTCGGCAACAACTCCATTGGACAGTACAGCAGCGCCACAGCGCCGCGCATAAAGAAGGG CGCATACAATGCGCCACGCTCGGTGGTGTTGCATCGCGCCAAGCGCGGATTTGGTTTTATATTGCGTGGCGCCAAGGCCAGCTCGCAGCTGATGCAGCTGCGTCCATCAGAGCGCTTTCCGGCACTGCAATACTTGGACGATGTGGATCCCGGTGGCGTCGCTGACATGGCCGGACTGCGTCCGGGTGACTTTCTGCTCACCATCAACGGCGAGGACGTAAGTGCCGCTTCCCATGAGCAGGTGGTGGAGATGATACGCTCCGCTGGCGCGCTGGTCAACATGACGGTGGTCTCGCCTCAGTTCCCGCTGCAGATGCAGGCCACCGCCCAGTATCTGCCCAGTGGCGCTCGTGCCGGTAGCCAGCATCTGTCCAGTGGTCCCAGCACGCCGCAGAGTGCACATCGCCAGTGCGCCACGTTGCCGCGCAAGATGTCCATGGGACCGGGCAGCCATGCGGCTGGCGGCAGCAATGCCCCGGGCGCTGGAGGAAGTGTGCGCATGGCGCCGATGCCGCCGCGACGTGATCCCAAGACCACGCTGAGTGTGGGACGTGCCAGGGCCAAGTCAATGGTCGCTGGCCTCGAGAATGGGGGCGAGAAGGAGCAGGACGAAGTGCCGCACACCAAATCGAATTCGGTTGAGTCCATTGCCACACCCACGCCCACGCATCCGGGCACGCCCGTGCAGCTGCGCACGGCCAGCATCAAGGCGAGGCCGACATCGAGTCGCATCACGGCCGCCGAGCTGGAGGAACTATTCCAGCGTCAGCAGGGCGAAGGCAGCGCCAACTCGAATGCCAGTCGCTATGCTACCATGATGACCAGCTCGCGCTTCCAGTCGGGTACCGACAGCGGCGCAGCCACGCCCCCCGCGGCCAATGGTTCGCCCATGCGAACTGGACCGACCGTCTATGGCAGCGTGGCTGAGATGAAGCGCAAGACGGCGCGCACCAAACACGGCAGCGGCACGCTGCGTGGCAAGCCAGTGGCCACGCCCACCGTGGGCGGCGTAGCGGGCAGTGGCAGCGGACGCGACCTCAAGCGTTTCCATTCGACGCCCGACTTGCATGGTCCACAGCTGCACGGTTCAGCGTCATCTATctggcaggcagcaggcaaggGGCATCACTCGCAGGACGATGTGGCCACGTTGCATGCCTCGCTGCAGCGCCTGAATACCACAGGCGACAAGGACAAGGCTAATGCTGGAGCAGCTGTGTTGCCGCCACCAAATCatccaccgccgccgccgccagtTGGCCAGGTGGTCAAGGTGGAGACACGCAGCAGTGTCTCGGAGTACGAGAGCACAATTTCCTTGCAGCAGAAGTTGAAGAAGCGGGCAGAGAACGATGCTGTCACCTCGGCTGCTATTGACGGGGTGCAGAGCAGCTTCAATCCATCGGCTAATGCCAAGATCTATGCGTCGCCGCAGGAACTGCGTAACGTGATGGCCTGGAAGCTAAGGCAGGCGCAGGAGAAGCCACCGCAGGAGAACTCAGCTAgctcgcagcagcaacaacaacaattgcagcagcaacaacaaatgcaaatgcagcaacagcaacagcaagcgcagcaacaacatgttAGTCAATATGCAGCGCCCACACAGCTGCGACCTCAAGTTAGTGTCGCCCCTCTGGCGTCACACTATGCAGCGCCACaggtgcagcaacagcagcaaccaccaccagcaccagctgcagcagcagttgcgcCAAGCACGCAATCGCCACCAGCTCCGCCACCGCCGGCGCCGCAACCGCCGCCAGCaccagcacaacaacaacagcaacaggccaATGGCAATCCAACAGCAAATGCAGGTCCAGCGCCACCAATTCCCGAGCCAGATTATAGCTGCAGTGAATCGGATGGCGAGGATGAGAACTCAATTCTGGTGGCTCGCAACACAAAGCTCAACGAAAAGATAGCGCTCTTCGATGTGCCCGAGACAAGTGGCAACAGCCAAGCCAG TGGCAGCAGCTCTGCCTCTGGATCGGGATCAGGCGCCTCGATATCCCATTCACTGTCAGTGGAGGAAATTCAACGCATACGCAGCAATCTCAAGACCTCCAAGTCCTCACCGAATGGTTTTCTCAAAAAGGAAgacgagcagcaacagcaacagcagtcgcagcaactgctgcagccaCAGCAGGCAGCACATGGCGAGGACGAGtgcgacaacagcagctctGGCGTAAGCAGCGATCAGGAGTTGGTGACAACAGTTGGTGGCAACATGAGCAAACCCACGGATACCATCAAGAAGAAGCCAAGCGTGACCATTGTTGAGGAGCCCAAGACCATTCCCGATACGCCAGTGAAGCCAATGTCGAAGACAACCATCAGCATTGGCCCCGCCACTGGCAACATgaaaatcagcagcagcaacagccccaatagcaatagcaatgtCAGCACAAATGTGGCGCATGTTGCAGCTGCCTATGAGGCAGCCACAAAGGCAACCAGCGGCAATCTCAACAAAAATGccagcagcaatcacaacaacaacagtaacagcaacagcaacgttaACACAACAACCACGCTGACAGTTAAGCAATtggtgcagcagcaacatgctcCAGTcatacaacagcaacagcagcagctgagcagCAAGCCGTCAGCGACAATTGTTGCAAACAACAagctgccagcaacagcagtagcagtagcTGTAGCAAATGCGAGTATTCAGGAGAATGTCAAGCCTAATCAGGCAGTGCTTACTCCACAAGTGCTGGGACGCATACCGAAcgtgcatcatcatcagcaacaacagcagcagcaacttctgcagcagcagcaacagcagctgcatcaTCAATCGAATCCTAACATCAAGCTGATTGCCACCCAACAGCAGatactgcaacagcagcagcaacaactggcaCACCAGCAACACTTGCAGCAAATCCtaaaagccaaagcagccGCCGCCGGTGGCGCCAGTACTGCCGCCTTGGTAGctaagcagcaacagcagctgcacaaGGGACATGACTCCGAAATGGAGCAGCGTTCGGATCTGGAGGACGACGATGGAGAGCTGAGTCCCTCACCGCCCGCCAAGGCGTTCCAGCGCCACAATTCGCTGACGCGCAAACAGGCGGCAGCCATTGCTATGCAACGCGGTGCCACACGCAGCTCGGCTGTGTCCTTGGTGCAATTGCCGCCGCCATTGGAGGCGGACAGCGATGGTGAGCCGCCACAGcatccacagcagcagcagcagcagttggccACGCATATTGTGGGCATGCTGCCCAGCGGCCAGTTGGTGGCAGTGccatctgctgctgttgctgccgccgctgctgtgCCTCAGccgggcaacaacaatttgcagctGTGCACCGAAAACTTGGTGCTGGCACCGCCGCCGCAATTTTGTGATTGCAACGATGCCAAGCATGCGCCTCAGTATcatccacagcagcaacagcagcagcagcaacaactgttgcagcagcagcaagtgcagcaacaacagcagcagcagcagcaacatatgctactgcagcagcagcagcgtcaccggcagcaactgcaattgctgcaacagcaacaacagcagcaacagcagcaacaacaacagcagcatcagcggcTGTCTGGTGGCGCTGGCGCTGGCGCAGTAGGCACCTTGGGCCGTGTGCGCATTGTAGGCGCCATGCCCAAGGCCAATCATCACAGGTTGCACTAa